From a single Bacteroidota bacterium genomic region:
- a CDS encoding polysaccharide pyruvyl transferase family protein has translation MKKAIKTAIITTVRHNVGDDFVREGIKHLLTSAFPDRQFHFQSIHKHAPISSTYGFEWLRDNRFARRIDRFLPVSLLPDRIREADLIIQSGAPVFWCLPSDHSYCSQNEWYQPLMVRRRGMNPSVPFINLAGGSCQPYFSAGEEFDRFPAEYEYIRKLTRESVLTTVRDPLAAQICAKAGVSALPVLPCTSIFAVDYHNIHPKPGEYVVFNYMEGGAHFTLGQKINSQEWRQTVLRLYGHLKTTIRVVFSCHNKKEIGEVRNLIPDAEIFFSEDYLEFMRFYSGASFGVMNRVHGAFLMASLGKPSLIIGNDSRARMAEMIGLKSWFINDATTDEMFRALEQLINGLQDYPAVIGGIKNESRKTYQNLLIQSLGNQI, from the coding sequence ATGAAAAAAGCAATTAAAACGGCCATCATCACCACGGTGAGGCATAATGTTGGTGATGATTTCGTCCGTGAAGGAATCAAACATCTTCTCACCTCGGCCTTTCCTGACCGGCAATTCCACTTTCAATCGATTCACAAACATGCCCCGATTTCGAGTACTTATGGTTTTGAATGGTTGCGTGATAACCGGTTTGCCCGGCGGATCGACCGGTTTTTACCGGTTAGTCTGTTGCCCGACCGGATCCGTGAAGCAGACCTGATTATTCAATCCGGCGCACCGGTATTCTGGTGTCTGCCATCCGATCATTCCTATTGCAGCCAGAATGAATGGTACCAGCCTCTGATGGTCCGTCGAAGAGGGATGAATCCTTCTGTCCCATTTATCAATCTGGCTGGAGGAAGTTGTCAGCCATATTTTTCTGCAGGAGAGGAGTTCGACCGGTTCCCTGCAGAGTATGAGTATATCAGAAAGCTTACCCGGGAAAGTGTCCTTACCACGGTTCGTGATCCGCTGGCCGCTCAGATTTGTGCAAAAGCCGGAGTTTCAGCACTTCCGGTTTTACCCTGCACCAGCATTTTTGCGGTGGATTACCACAACATCCATCCAAAACCGGGCGAGTACGTGGTATTTAACTACATGGAAGGAGGAGCTCATTTCACCCTCGGTCAGAAAATCAACAGTCAGGAATGGCGCCAGACGGTTCTCAGGCTTTATGGGCATCTGAAAACAACGATCCGGGTGGTTTTTTCCTGTCACAACAAGAAGGAAATCGGTGAAGTCAGAAATCTGATCCCGGATGCAGAGATTTTCTTCAGTGAAGACTATCTGGAATTCATGCGGTTTTATTCCGGGGCGAGCTTCGGAGTGATGAACCGTGTACACGGTGCTTTTCTCATGGCCAGCCTGGGTAAACCAAGTCTGATAATCGGAAATGACAGCCGGGCCAGAATGGCAGAAATGATCGGATTGAAATCCTGGTTCATTAATGATGCCACTACCGATGAGATGTTCAGGGCTCTGGAACAACTGATCAATGGGTTGCAGGATTATCCGGCGGTTATCGGTGGTATTAAAAACGAATCGCGCAAAACCTACCAGAATTTGTTGATTCAATCCCTCGGAAACCAGATATGA
- a CDS encoding right-handed parallel beta-helix repeat-containing protein encodes MKYRFVLLQMVGWFILGACTSLTDEPFIDSTDLTGFSLQKSQDSLILKPGQSEQTGSNLTVSDSEFLIKLVSSVQPASSTLKLQNLNVLITSPSGIRLPSNINLDLSGTTITVSPEIRQDGNVFWGRNVKNVRIMNGQINGNRDQLPDHVNIAGIVITGASSDIRVTGTSFSNLSSNGIRVMGTSESQPISNVNIQNCVFLNTCNKYNDYLEPNVGPVKGTTRDDQGAVKFSFVNQFQVRDCRLSGSKSDGTHFFRSNYGEISQNTIIDNKMGGLFLETCVGITASRNTIMGNGSRGITVERGSADIQITDNLVSSSGREGIWIDDTKNMMVSGNSFRLNGRKGDTDRTYHIKFTDTSWPQLASMPKTTNVTVTKNKFLTDRIQVHAIQISSACRDISINSNEFRGDIRSIRPDCYISGVGSVTLSGNDGWVTENSGRIRLLALTGKQTVEVPHGLQVFDPANPQIQKQLVVEVKTVRPVSDPSAIRFTVKSDLQKLVFSDIFISEKLNLSSELVWTATLVSK; translated from the coding sequence ATGAAGTACCGGTTTGTCCTTCTTCAAATGGTTGGATGGTTTATTTTGGGTGCTTGTACCTCCCTGACCGATGAACCATTTATCGATTCAACGGACCTGACCGGTTTTTCTCTCCAGAAATCACAGGATTCGCTGATTCTGAAACCCGGACAGTCTGAACAGACTGGTTCAAATCTGACTGTTTCTGATTCGGAGTTTCTGATTAAGCTGGTTTCATCCGTTCAACCGGCTTCCTCCACATTAAAATTGCAAAACCTTAATGTGTTGATAACTTCTCCTTCCGGAATCCGTTTACCTTCTAATATCAATCTGGACCTGAGCGGAACGACCATTACCGTTTCTCCTGAAATAAGACAGGATGGGAATGTTTTCTGGGGACGGAATGTAAAAAATGTCCGGATCATGAATGGACAGATCAATGGTAACCGGGATCAACTTCCCGATCATGTGAATATTGCCGGAATCGTGATCACCGGGGCCTCTTCGGATATCAGAGTCACTGGTACTTCCTTTTCGAATCTGTCTTCAAATGGAATCAGAGTGATGGGAACCAGTGAGTCCCAACCCATCAGCAACGTAAATATCCAGAATTGTGTGTTTCTGAATACCTGCAATAAGTACAACGATTACCTGGAACCCAATGTGGGACCGGTTAAAGGGACCACTCGTGATGATCAGGGTGCAGTAAAATTTTCCTTTGTCAATCAATTTCAGGTAAGGGATTGCAGACTGTCAGGTTCAAAGTCAGATGGCACCCATTTTTTCCGATCGAATTACGGTGAAATCAGTCAGAATACCATCATTGACAATAAAATGGGAGGCTTGTTTCTCGAAACCTGTGTGGGAATAACAGCCAGCCGGAATACAATCATGGGCAATGGATCACGGGGAATTACCGTCGAACGGGGTTCCGCCGATATTCAAATCACCGATAACCTGGTCTCATCCAGCGGACGAGAAGGAATCTGGATTGATGATACAAAAAACATGATGGTATCTGGCAATTCATTCCGGCTGAACGGCCGGAAGGGGGATACAGACAGGACCTATCACATCAAATTTACCGATACGTCCTGGCCACAATTGGCATCCATGCCAAAAACCACCAATGTAACGGTGACAAAAAACAAATTTCTCACCGACCGGATTCAGGTGCATGCCATTCAGATTTCCTCAGCCTGCCGGGATATCTCCATTAACAGCAACGAATTCAGAGGTGATATCCGGTCCATCAGACCTGATTGTTACATTTCAGGTGTCGGTTCAGTGACCCTTTCAGGAAATGACGGCTGGGTGACCGAAAATTCCGGAAGAATACGGTTGTTGGCATTAACCGGAAAACAAACGGTTGAAGTCCCTCATGGGCTGCAGGTCTTTGATCCGGCAAACCCGCAGATTCAGAAACAATTGGTGGTTGAAGTAAAGACCGTCAGACCCGTATCAGATCCGTCAGCTATTCGATTTACCGTTAAAAGTGACCTGCAAAAACTGGTATTTTCCGATATTTTCATTTCTGAAAAGTTAAACCTGAGTTCTGAGCTTGTCTGGACGGCCACTCTGGTCAGTAAATAA
- a CDS encoding oligosaccharide flippase family protein has translation MTKLFPAFSRLIQLPLKYAGQAFWTVSDALIYPILLLIATPFFISHLGVEDFGYWMLINSVIAGLGVLNFGMSESVIKFVSEFSREDQRDTQIHLVNSITALQNRLSIVILGVFILSGIVVLPFVLTGTGEAPVWVTLGVMTLIIFLLRLYEQLFVAIYKGIERYEMASKWTIASKLSQLIVQMVALTFHADLVWIFSFALGAAGFFVIAEWKKLKKDYPRFHLMSWSVDQESMKKVLGFSLWSWGQSISGIIASQADRYIVAAVGGIQTFTFYSIGQMVASQFHSLFSSAVTWIFPKISRKSANQEGMELAYRKLQAWVVGAGLAGLLIFYWLSEWLIALWLPADVYANSLVYVHLFIVYAGFSITSIIPFYFMNGAGLVKLNTLSGLSGIALSAVTMPIGYWIAGPSGFVYGRYLVPLLIGSVTRTVLHQRLFNISNWYSGTTLLAPSVFFAVVILLNDPVLKMVSALLIPVVFYFSYLLPLNGASRKAVSVHE, from the coding sequence ATGACCAAACTTTTTCCCGCCTTTTCCCGTCTCATTCAACTCCCGCTTAAATATGCAGGTCAGGCCTTCTGGACAGTCTCCGATGCCCTGATCTATCCCATTCTCCTGCTGATTGCCACACCGTTTTTCATTAGTCACCTTGGGGTGGAGGATTTTGGCTATTGGATGCTGATTAACTCGGTCATTGCGGGCCTGGGAGTTCTCAATTTTGGCATGAGTGAATCGGTGATTAAGTTCGTATCAGAATTCAGCAGGGAAGACCAGCGCGATACACAGATTCACCTGGTAAATTCAATCACAGCGCTTCAGAATCGATTATCCATCGTCATTCTGGGTGTCTTTATACTGTCTGGGATTGTGGTTCTTCCGTTTGTGCTCACGGGAACCGGTGAAGCGCCGGTGTGGGTAACTCTGGGTGTGATGACGCTGATCATTTTCCTGCTGCGGCTTTATGAGCAATTGTTTGTGGCTATTTACAAAGGGATCGAACGATATGAAATGGCCTCAAAATGGACAATTGCCTCCAAACTTTCCCAGTTGATTGTACAGATGGTGGCATTGACATTCCACGCCGATCTGGTCTGGATTTTTTCTTTTGCTCTGGGAGCAGCTGGTTTTTTTGTGATTGCTGAATGGAAAAAACTGAAAAAGGATTATCCGCGTTTTCACCTGATGTCCTGGTCGGTTGATCAGGAGTCGATGAAAAAAGTCCTGGGGTTCAGCCTGTGGTCGTGGGGCCAGTCCATCTCTGGAATTATTGCCTCACAGGCTGACCGGTACATCGTGGCAGCCGTGGGTGGTATCCAGACGTTTACCTTTTATTCTATTGGTCAGATGGTCGCTTCCCAGTTTCACAGTCTGTTTTCTTCGGCGGTAACCTGGATTTTTCCTAAAATTTCAAGAAAATCAGCCAACCAGGAAGGGATGGAGCTTGCTTACCGGAAACTACAAGCCTGGGTGGTTGGGGCTGGTCTGGCAGGTTTGCTGATATTTTACTGGCTGAGTGAATGGCTCATCGCTTTGTGGCTTCCGGCTGATGTGTATGCGAACAGCCTTGTTTATGTTCATCTTTTTATTGTGTATGCAGGTTTCAGCATTACTTCAATAATCCCGTTTTATTTTATGAACGGAGCCGGTCTGGTTAAATTAAACACCCTTTCAGGTCTTTCAGGCATTGCGCTTTCAGCGGTTACCATGCCGATTGGCTACTGGATTGCCGGACCTTCAGGATTTGTGTATGGAAGGTATCTGGTACCCTTGCTCATTGGCAGCGTGACCCGTACTGTGCTTCATCAACGATTGTTCAACATCAGCAACTGGTATTCTGGAACCACCTTACTGGCTCCATCTGTGTTTTTTGCGGTTGTCATTCTTCTGAATGATCCTGTTCTTAAAATGGTCTCAGCGCTTCTGATACCGGTTGTCTTTTATTTTTCCTATCTACTTCCCCTCAATGGGGCTTCCAGAAAGGCTGTATCCGTCCATGAATGA
- a CDS encoding glycosyltransferase family 9 protein, with amino-acid sequence MKTAISVIRKLVRLGILLVFYSQDSIQLLIRRMLSITPGLAENRILIVKPDGIGDFILLLPFLNALTAESRLSGRKITLVLNLAVKDLAHLIDRDVADKIIWVNYSRFRKIPWYRWSWLNQFSKTADGSAFFPVSSREFRGTDAIARFCWSPHRITMKNDGVSVYLTQREIHWSDRYYTSIVSPPDEVFFEFSLLRHFFQNSGLLAGWPSQPSLIPFREEGFLYDDLAGAVVLFPGAAQRSRQWNPSNFAAVIKQLNESGLGPFVVCGSPADRWAGEEIVNLSAPALVKNVCGKTSLTALATIIGQSRLLISNETGAVHLAIALKTPVVCISNGNHLMRYSPYPPEMNTRSVYVYPPGINPSEEPARVLYNRFKTGSDQDINLIAPRDVVNAAIRLLTVGP; translated from the coding sequence TTGAAAACTGCCATTTCTGTTATCAGAAAACTGGTAAGACTGGGCATTCTGTTGGTCTTCTACAGTCAGGATTCCATTCAGCTTCTGATCAGACGGATGTTATCAATAACACCCGGATTGGCAGAAAACCGGATTCTGATCGTAAAACCCGATGGAATCGGCGATTTTATTCTGTTACTTCCATTTCTGAACGCGCTTACTGCAGAATCCCGGCTTTCCGGCAGAAAAATCACCCTGGTTTTAAATCTGGCAGTGAAGGATCTGGCTCACCTGATTGACCGGGACGTGGCCGATAAAATCATCTGGGTAAATTACAGTCGGTTCAGGAAGATTCCCTGGTACCGCTGGTCCTGGTTAAACCAGTTTTCGAAAACAGCAGATGGATCCGCCTTTTTTCCTGTTTCGTCCCGTGAGTTCAGAGGTACAGATGCCATCGCCAGATTTTGCTGGTCACCCCACAGGATCACCATGAAAAATGATGGGGTCAGTGTGTACCTGACTCAACGTGAAATTCACTGGTCCGATCGGTATTACACTTCCATTGTTTCACCGCCGGATGAAGTATTTTTCGAATTCAGTCTTTTGCGGCATTTCTTTCAAAACAGCGGTTTGTTGGCCGGTTGGCCTTCCCAGCCATCATTGATCCCTTTCCGCGAGGAGGGATTTTTATATGATGACCTGGCTGGTGCAGTGGTATTGTTTCCCGGAGCAGCCCAACGGTCACGGCAGTGGAATCCATCTAATTTTGCAGCGGTCATCAAGCAGCTGAATGAATCGGGTTTGGGGCCGTTTGTGGTTTGCGGATCTCCAGCAGACCGATGGGCAGGAGAAGAAATAGTAAATCTGTCTGCACCCGCTCTGGTAAAAAATGTATGCGGAAAAACCAGCCTTACCGCTCTGGCCACAATCATCGGTCAGTCACGTCTGCTTATTTCAAATGAAACAGGGGCCGTTCACCTGGCAATTGCACTTAAAACCCCGGTTGTTTGTATTTCGAACGGTAATCATTTAATGCGGTATTCACCCTACCCACCAGAAATGAATACAAGGTCGGTGTATGTGTATCCTCCCGGAATAAATCCCTCAGAAGAACCTGCCCGGGTGCTATACAACCGGTTCAAAACCGGCTCGGACCAGGATATTAATCTGATCGCTCCACGTGACGTTGTGAATGCTGCCATCCGGTTACTGACGGTAGGCCCATGA
- a CDS encoding O-antigen ligase family protein, with the protein MMSDLNQKWWGLPIRHLGVFLVFLLMFSAGGIRLVPVFSINLIIFAILLPVTLSVINRSGNIRILFWSLTVLASVFLLNFLINKHTATEKLYLVYSLNALNAIQIILFYKNYTGYVFADDLYLALKIYLFHALAAFFLQFIFLELSVVYKNQTMTYKTFAYLFYYTHTNFIFYGIFNRNTGLFWEPGVLQIFMNLTLFIAWFIRKDRIIAILAAVAVLSTFSTTGLLILAFQVAVMLASSKRRILYGVLFLPVGLFLSWLVADNVTDKVVGEQAGSFVYRAFFLEVTTNILLQNPWFGVGPTDADQLGNIIRITEYENVLGIESDKEYLVREVSESGNSNSWLVISLAFGLPLALLFFFSLYRQTIFPDHRLLVFVILGISLSTEAIADTSVMLLFILSAWLPGILTTRGNTHESIHRHALLQPGRIS; encoded by the coding sequence ATGATGTCGGACCTGAATCAGAAATGGTGGGGGCTGCCCATCCGGCATCTGGGAGTCTTTCTGGTTTTCCTTCTGATGTTTTCTGCAGGGGGAATCCGTCTGGTTCCGGTTTTTTCGATCAATCTGATCATTTTTGCCATCCTGCTTCCGGTCACTCTTTCAGTGATTAACCGGTCCGGAAATATCAGAATCCTTTTTTGGTCCCTGACTGTACTTGCCTCGGTCTTTCTGTTAAATTTTCTGATCAATAAACACACGGCGACCGAAAAACTCTACCTGGTTTATTCATTGAATGCGTTGAATGCCATTCAGATTATCCTTTTTTATAAAAACTATACCGGCTATGTTTTTGCCGATGATTTATATCTGGCACTGAAAATATACCTGTTCCATGCCTTGGCAGCCTTTTTCCTGCAGTTCATTTTTCTCGAGTTGTCAGTTGTCTACAAGAATCAGACAATGACTTATAAGACCTTTGCCTATCTGTTTTACTACACCCATACCAATTTTATTTTCTACGGTATTTTCAACAGAAATACAGGCCTGTTCTGGGAGCCTGGTGTGCTGCAGATTTTCATGAATCTCACTCTTTTCATCGCCTGGTTTATCAGAAAGGACCGTATCATTGCGATTCTGGCTGCAGTGGCTGTGCTGAGTACTTTTTCCACCACAGGTCTGCTGATTCTGGCCTTTCAGGTGGCCGTGATGCTTGCTTCTTCAAAAAGGCGCATTCTGTACGGGGTCCTTTTTCTTCCGGTCGGATTGTTTCTTTCCTGGCTTGTTGCTGACAACGTGACCGATAAGGTGGTGGGCGAACAGGCAGGTTCGTTTGTTTACCGGGCCTTTTTCCTTGAGGTCACCACCAATATTCTGCTGCAGAATCCGTGGTTTGGCGTGGGGCCGACTGATGCAGATCAACTGGGAAATATCATCCGGATTACCGAATATGAAAACGTACTGGGTATCGAAAGTGACAAGGAGTACCTGGTCAGAGAAGTTTCCGAATCGGGAAACTCCAATTCATGGCTGGTTATTTCACTGGCTTTTGGCCTTCCTCTGGCTTTGCTCTTCTTTTTCTCCCTGTACCGCCAAACCATCTTTCCAGATCACCGGCTGTTGGTTTTTGTCATTCTGGGGATCAGCCTCAGTACCGAAGCGATTGCCGATACATCGGTAATGTTACTGTTTATTTTATCAGCCTGGTTGCCGGGCATTTTAACTACCAGAGGAAACACCCATGAAAGTATCCATCGTCACGCCCTCCTACAACCAGGCAGAATTTCTTGA
- a CDS encoding glycosyltransferase codes for MKVSIVTPSYNQAEFLERTIRSVVDQDYPDKEYIIIDGGSSDQSVSIIRKYEDRITSWVSEKDEGQSHAINKGFSKTTGDIICWLNSDDVFVPGVLSRVVEMFQKNPSVDCIYGATYTIDQHDQIRFARHELPFDFNIMLFTMNYIPQSSTFWRRSVYEKVGPLRQDLHYTMDHEYWLRFYKHGITFMYVDDFFSYYRWHGESKGTINSGKIALEKSWLRRDYADLTPFRHTYRWLYPVLNIWYRFKRQAIKIFTYGRFEIIPQSWVRAYLKNVKGHFKNAG; via the coding sequence ATGAAAGTATCCATCGTCACGCCCTCCTACAACCAGGCAGAATTTCTTGAGAGAACCATCCGGAGTGTTGTTGACCAGGATTACCCTGACAAGGAATATATCATTATTGATGGAGGGTCATCCGATCAATCCGTTTCAATCATCAGAAAATACGAAGACCGGATCACCAGTTGGGTCAGTGAAAAGGATGAAGGTCAAAGCCACGCAATCAACAAAGGCTTTTCAAAAACAACCGGTGATATCATCTGCTGGCTGAATTCTGATGATGTATTCGTCCCGGGCGTGTTGTCCCGTGTGGTTGAAATGTTCCAGAAGAACCCATCGGTTGACTGTATTTATGGTGCCACTTATACCATCGATCAGCATGATCAGATACGCTTTGCCAGGCATGAATTGCCCTTCGATTTCAACATCATGCTTTTTACCATGAATTACATTCCGCAGTCTTCCACATTCTGGCGCCGGTCGGTTTATGAAAAAGTAGGTCCGTTGCGTCAGGATCTTCATTATACCATGGACCATGAGTATTGGCTCAGGTTTTATAAACACGGAATCACATTCATGTATGTGGATGATTTCTTTTCCTATTACCGCTGGCATGGTGAAAGCAAAGGAACCATCAATTCGGGCAAAATCGCTCTCGAGAAATCCTGGCTGAGACGTGATTATGCTGATCTGACCCCTTTCCGTCACACATACCGCTGGCTGTACCCGGTTCTGAATATATGGTATCGCTTCAAACGGCAGGCGATTAAGATTTTCACCTATGGCCGCTTTGAAATCATTCCGCAAAGCTGGGTCCGGGCCTATCTGAAAAATGTGAAAGGCCATTTCAAAAATGCCGGTTAA
- a CDS encoding glycosyltransferase: protein MPVKSIRVWATWPESDASTRYRLAQFYPFFLEEGYIITTDYLFPEYFYRIKNRPGLLVAVFKIILMMVFLTGRIFRLPLAAKADINIIHREGFPFFTPVTEWIIRRFSSFLIFDFDDAIYSKPDKWKNWRDYLRNPAQVNRIIAMADTVWAGSGYLARHSEAFNRSVVMVPTIYHAYPIEKPANPVPVIGWIGSWTTLINLDLIGEALTELAKTDQFIFSVIGASNIREFSPEGVHVSYHLWSPQEEQTRLPAFDVGVMPLFDTPWERGKCGFKLIQYMSLGIASVASPVGANLEIIKNNETGLLAGSKDEWINQLRLLIRQPQKRKQLALAGYEFVRDNYSYESNCSRMKGSLEKA, encoded by the coding sequence ATGCCGGTTAAATCGATCAGGGTCTGGGCTACCTGGCCCGAATCGGATGCCTCGACCCGATACAGACTTGCTCAGTTTTATCCTTTCTTTTTGGAAGAAGGGTACATCATTACCACCGACTACCTGTTTCCGGAATATTTTTACAGGATTAAAAACCGACCGGGCCTGCTGGTTGCGGTTTTCAAAATTATTCTGATGATGGTCTTTCTGACCGGCCGGATTTTCAGGCTTCCGCTGGCAGCCAAGGCTGATATTAATATCATTCACCGGGAAGGATTTCCTTTCTTTACACCGGTTACTGAATGGATCATCAGACGGTTTTCATCCTTCCTGATTTTTGATTTTGATGACGCCATCTATTCAAAACCAGATAAATGGAAAAACTGGCGCGATTACCTCAGGAATCCAGCTCAGGTGAACCGGATTATTGCCATGGCGGATACTGTATGGGCTGGAAGTGGGTATCTTGCCAGGCATTCTGAAGCTTTTAACCGGTCCGTGGTAATGGTACCCACCATTTATCATGCTTACCCGATTGAAAAACCCGCCAACCCGGTACCTGTGATTGGCTGGATCGGAAGCTGGACCACTCTTATCAATCTGGATCTGATTGGTGAAGCTCTGACAGAACTGGCAAAAACGGACCAATTCATTTTTTCGGTCATTGGTGCTTCGAATATCCGTGAATTTTCTCCTGAAGGGGTCCATGTCAGCTATCATCTCTGGTCCCCTCAGGAAGAACAGACCAGGCTGCCAGCGTTCGATGTGGGAGTGATGCCGCTATTTGATACGCCCTGGGAAAGGGGAAAGTGTGGTTTTAAACTGATTCAATACATGTCGTTGGGAATTGCTTCGGTTGCTTCGCCGGTCGGTGCCAATCTTGAAATTATTAAAAACAATGAAACGGGATTGCTCGCTGGTTCGAAAGATGAGTGGATTAATCAGCTGAGGTTACTTATCAGGCAGCCTCAGAAAAGAAAACAACTCGCTCTGGCGGGGTATGAATTTGTCAGGGATAACTATTCTTATGAATCAAACTGCAGCCGGATGAAAGGATCATTGGAAAAAGCATGA
- a CDS encoding WecB/TagA/CpsF family glycosyltransferase encodes MKPTGRVTLLGVGIDNLSSDDLGNTIISYIRSGAKAKILNVNIHCMNLAYQNPWLRTMLNQSEIVFCDGDGVRLGARLQGKTIREKITYNRWIWKLLEIAEKDQFSVYLIGSQAAVMEKTVEVLRTRFPEIRIAGYRDGFFRNKEDVNHTLESIRKARPNILILGMGMPLQEKWILEHDQNLSYNVVLTGGAVFDYISGHASMTPDWAYHLKLEWFYRFLHEPRRLFKRYIIGNPLFLIRILGEKLGFIRIENEK; translated from the coding sequence ATGAAACCTACCGGGAGAGTAACCCTACTTGGCGTTGGAATCGACAATCTCAGCAGTGATGACCTGGGGAACACCATTATTTCCTACATCAGGAGCGGTGCAAAGGCGAAGATTCTGAACGTCAATATTCACTGCATGAATCTGGCCTATCAAAACCCGTGGCTCCGCACCATGCTGAACCAGTCCGAAATCGTTTTTTGCGATGGCGATGGCGTTCGCCTGGGTGCACGCCTGCAGGGAAAAACAATCAGAGAAAAAATCACTTACAACCGGTGGATCTGGAAATTACTCGAGATTGCAGAAAAGGATCAATTTTCAGTCTATCTGATCGGATCGCAGGCGGCTGTGATGGAAAAAACAGTCGAAGTGCTCAGAACCAGATTTCCCGAGATCAGAATTGCCGGTTACCGTGATGGCTTTTTCCGGAATAAAGAGGATGTGAATCACACGCTTGAATCAATCCGGAAGGCCAGACCCAACATTTTGATTCTGGGCATGGGGATGCCTCTTCAGGAAAAGTGGATTCTGGAACATGATCAGAATCTGTCATACAATGTGGTACTGACTGGTGGTGCTGTTTTTGACTACATTTCCGGACATGCAAGCATGACTCCCGATTGGGCTTATCACTTAAAACTTGAATGGTTTTACCGCTTTTTGCATGAACCACGACGCCTGTTTAAACGGTACATCATCGGAAACCCGCTGTTCCTGATCAGGATCCTCGGCGAAAAATTGGGATTTATCAGGATTGAAAATGAAAAATAA
- a CDS encoding WecB/TagA/CpsF family glycosyltransferase, with the protein MNFLLSTGNIPNPDHVHGLIYLKQVPVHTASRPTLYAAFSERIRQKSPASIFNINVHAFNLFHQNHEFACSIRSADFVICDSDIIRILSRFLTGFEPEKLTGSRWVPDFLSHHREPLRIYLLGDTEQVLQQCYFKMKVWTPESNIRFHSGFFEADKTESIIEDINQFEPDLLLVAMGMPKQELFLHEHADRLKATLRIPVGGAFRYWAGVFPQAPGWMLKLNMEWLHRIWLEPIRLFPRYLKDAGRFLVHFLR; encoded by the coding sequence ATGAATTTTCTGCTATCTACCGGAAATATACCCAACCCTGACCATGTTCATGGTCTGATCTACCTGAAACAGGTTCCCGTTCATACGGCCTCACGCCCGACCTTGTACGCTGCATTTTCTGAAAGGATCCGGCAAAAGTCACCTGCCAGTATTTTCAATATCAACGTTCATGCCTTTAATCTGTTTCATCAGAATCATGAATTTGCCTGCTCGATCCGCTCGGCTGATTTTGTCATTTGTGATTCAGATATCATCCGAATCCTATCACGGTTCCTGACCGGATTTGAACCGGAAAAACTGACAGGCAGCCGATGGGTTCCCGACTTCCTGAGTCATCACCGGGAACCGCTGCGGATTTATCTGCTGGGAGATACTGAACAGGTTCTTCAGCAATGCTATTTTAAAATGAAAGTCTGGACTCCGGAATCGAACATCCGGTTTCATTCGGGTTTCTTTGAAGCAGACAAAACCGAATCCATTATTGAAGACATCAATCAGTTTGAACCAGATTTACTTCTGGTTGCAATGGGCATGCCGAAACAGGAATTGTTTTTACACGAGCATGCTGATCGTCTAAAGGCCACGCTCCGCATTCCGGTTGGCGGTGCATTCCGGTATTGGGCAGGGGTTTTTCCTCAGGCACCCGGCTGGATGCTGAAGCTGAACATGGAATGGCTGCACCGGATCTGGCTGGAGCCCATCAGACTGTTTCCCCGTTACCTGAAAGATGCCGGACGGTTTCTCGTCCATTTTCTCAGGTAG